A part of Rhinatrema bivittatum chromosome 16, aRhiBiv1.1, whole genome shotgun sequence genomic DNA contains:
- the LOC115078675 gene encoding SLAM family member 9-like, giving the protein MIYLLILLSSIWDSRWSYSLAAPPQDVFRILGESVILPLKIQEDLKIKYIHWDFEELRFAETKAGEIVKGHAGRFRGRLLIPAGSNSLQIQNLTEEDSGLYSAYVFTEPHSDVIIFACNLHVLRRLPIPDVKANCTETVNGGYNATLYCSVKDGEGLIYTWSRGLLATPATKGPTLHLSMTSGDSSLCYICTAENRTSYNNNSVAISPWRLCESESSWAIPYCAVKAILTAAIPPVLLTLIAITHFRTRRGNA; this is encoded by the exons ATGATTTATCTGCTCATCCTCCTGAGCAGCATTTGGG ATTCAAGATGGTCCTACAGCTTGGCAGCCCCCCCACAGGACGTGTTCAGGATCCTGGGAGAGTCGGTCATTTTACCTCTCAAGATTCAGGAAGACTTGAAAATTAAATACATCCATTGGGATTTTGAAGAGCTAAGATTTGCTGAAACAAAGGCTGGGGAGATAGTCAAGGGGCATGCTGGCCGCTTTCGAGGGCGTCTGCTGATCCCTGCTGGGAGCAACTCTTTACAAATCCAGAATCTGACAGAGGAAGACAGTGGACTCTACTCAGCTTATGTATTCACAGAACCACATTCAGACGTCATCATATTTGCATGCAACCTTCACGTACTCA GACGACTGCCGATCCCAGATGTGAAGGCCAACTGCACTGAGACTGTGAATGGAGGATACAATGCCACACTGTACTGCAGCGTGAAGGATGGAGAAGGCCTGATTTATACCTGGAGCAGAGGTCTGCTCGCAACGCCAGCCACAAAGGGACCCACCCTCCATCTCTCCATGACATCCGGGGACAGCAGTCTGTGCTACATCTGTACAGCAGAGAACCGCACCAGTTACAATAACAACTCTGTGGCCATCTCTCCATGGAGACTCTGTGAGTCAG aaagcagCTGGGCGATACCGTACTGCGCGGTGAAAGCGATCCTTACCGCCGCCATCCCGCCAGTTCTGTTAACGCTGATCGCCATCACTCATTTCAGAACCAGACGGGGAAATGCATAA
- the LOC115078338 gene encoding T-lymphocyte surface antigen Ly-9-like, translating to MIYLLILLSSVWGTGLPHGANEPQEVSGILGESVTLPLQLPKEMKVRVVFWSSANNLIAIRKAREALEVADDRFAGRLSAPAGNFSLQILNLTQQDGGPYAARVSGGLDPITQKYNLRVLKRVPTPDVESSCTETVNGGYNATLYCSVKEREEGVSYTWSTGLLTTPVTEGPTLHLSMTSEDSDLSYTCTAGNRASTSSVVILPWRLCTGRSQRSDEPQEVSGILGESVTLPLQLPKEMKVRVVFWSSANNLIAIRKAREALEVADDRFAGRLSAPAGNFSLQILNLTEQDGGPYAARVSGGLDPITQKYNLRVLRRLPIPDVKANCTETMNGGCNATLHCSVKDGGEGVIYTWSTGLLTMPVTEGPILHLSMTSEDSNLSYTCTAENRASVSSVAVSPWRLCEKRTSP from the exons ATGATTTATCTGCTCATTCTCCTGAGCAGCGTCTGGG GTACAGGTCTCCCCCATGGAGCCAATGAGCCACAGGAGGTATCTGGGATTCTGGGAGAGTCGGTCACTTTGCCTCTTCAGCTTCCAAAAGAAATGAAGGTCAGAGTTGTCTTCTGGAGTTCTGCAAATAACCTGATAGCCATCAGAAAGGCCAGGGAGGCACTGGAGGTGGCCGACGACCGCTTCGCTGGGCGACTGAGCGCTCCTGCTGGGAACTTCTCTTTGCAAATCCTGAACCTGACACAGCAAGATGGCGGACCCTACGCAGCTCGCGTAAGCGGAGGTCTGGACCCCATCACACAGAAGTACAACCTTCGTGTGCTCA AACGAGTGCCAACCCCAGATGTGGAGTCCAGCTGCACTGAGACTGTAAACGGAGGATACAATGCCACACTGTATTGCAGTgtgaaggaaagagaagaaggtGTGAGTTATACCTGGAGCACAGGTCTGCTCACAACGCCAGTCACAGAGGGACCCACCCTCCACCTCTCTATGACATCGGAGGACAGCGATCTCTCCTACACCTGTACTGCAGGGAACCGTGCCAGTACCAGCTCTGTAGTTATCTTGCCATGGAGACTCT GTACAGGACGCTCCCAAAGATCCGATGAGCCACAGGAGGTATCTGGGATTCTGGGAGAGTCGGTCACTTTGCCTCTTCAGCTTCCAAAAGAAATGAAGGTCAGAGTTGTCTTCTGGAGTTCTGCAAATAACCTGATAGCCATCAGAAAGGCCAGGGAGGCACTGGAGGTGGCCGACGACCGCTTCGCTGGGCGACTGAGCGCTCCTGCTGGGAACTTCTCTTTGCAAATCCTGAACCTGACAGAGCAAGATGGCGGACCCTACGCAGCTCGCGTAAGCGGAGGTCTAGACCCCATCACACAGAAGTACAACCTTCGAGTGCTCA GACGACTGCCAATTCCAGATGTGAAGGCCAACTGTACTGAGACCATGAACGGAGGATGCAATGCTACGTTGCACTGCAGTGTGAAGGATGGAGGAGAAGGTGTGATTTATACCTGGAGTACAGGTCTGCTCACAATGCCAGTCACAGAGGGACCCATCCTCCACCTCTCCATGACATCGGAGGACAGCAATCTCTCCTACACCTGTACAGCAGAGAACCGCGCCAGTGTCAGCTCTGTGGCCGTCTCTCCATGGAGGCTCTGTGAGAAGAGGACATCTCCATAA